One window of the Micromonas commoda chromosome 11, complete sequence genome contains the following:
- a CDS encoding COMPASS/Set1C complex protein (Predicted homolog of Saccharomyces cerevisiae SWD1, a subunit of the COMPASS (Set1C) complex), giving the protein MNRAMEEVVPGSDMLEIIEEALQHGKATCVAFNRRGTLLAAGTSGGSIAIFDFITRSVARELVPEAITNEDGTVEELPAVFSVAWSSDGRKLLSTAADGSVVVWDVAESDLSFRATFDSQLHSAQFCPTNDSLALVCPSDDGPMTLALGRGRKRTPMPQMPGFWSEDRACRIPSGGLDSAASQTPGCAAYSKSGRYAFVANNRGTLTVVEMGTMDIVQACRIPGSEEGGTMYVKRLELSRDGARLLAVTTAKEIASYDVSDEVLNVNDNGTRILTPSPSLHNPVSRSQWGAACFSHDGEYVLAASGGSPHELHAWRRETGTLVRILQGGAEAKGIAQLLSHPNKALAIAVGANGQLYVWARRYAENWSAFDPTYVELEENVKLADDDDDEFDAIARNTTDAFRRSLEEPEAVALDKAVEAAAAVTAAETREKNQSDFDDRSHAFEQWAAVREGTTAPERPTWRDPIMMDDFKRRSEGFDAWAREKEGVSLPGLPARNEALTLTLDELLGSGRSDAAEDAAQRAHAASLKRSTAIKAAEEARRARVETAKLAAEKEAEEIRAEIIDVDAPCGGYYTDEGEDCMHYLPLEQLEPQEDAVNVVQVRLERWKRKKMRLTASAEKRPRIEGEPDGEEQMGDAVDVKEDVDEEEEEDDEENDDDEGDGDDDEMEEEDEEEEEEEEEDEEDEEEDDDEEEEDDEDDAEDEEEEDEDDDEEEEDDEDDEEEEEVEDEDGVEDMDAS; this is encoded by the exons ATGAATCGGGCTATGGAAG AGGTTGTGCCGGGCAGCGACATGCTCGAGATTATCGAGGAGGCTCTGCAACACGGCAAGGCGACCTGCGTGGCGTTCAACCGCAGGGgcaccctcctcgcggcgggcaccAGTGGCGGCAGCATCGCCATCTTCGACTTCATCACCAGGAGCGTCGCCAGGGAGCTGGTCCCGGAGGCCATCACGAACGAGGACGGCACCGTGGAGGAGCTCCCCGCGGTATTTTCGGTGGCGTGGTCCTCCGACGGGAGGAAGCTCCTCAGCACGGCCGCGGACGgaagcgtcgtcgtctgggACGTGGCCGAGTCGGACCTGTCCTTTCGCGCCACCTTCGACTCGCAGTTGCACAGCGCGCAGTTCTGCCCGACCAACGattcgctcgcgctcgtgtgcccgagcgacgacggaccGATGACGTTGGCGCTGGGACGCGGCCGGAAGCGGACGCCGATGCCGCAGATGCCGGGGTTCTGGTCGGAGGACCGAGCGTGCCGCATCCCATCCGGCGGTTTGGACTCGGCCGCTTCACAAACGCCGGGCTGCGCGGCGTACTCGAAGAGCGGCCGGTACGCGTTCGTGGCGAACAACCGCGGCACCCTGACCGTGGTGGAGATGGGCACGATGGACATCGTCCAGGCGTGCCGCATCCCGGGCTCGGAGGAGGGTGGGACGATGTACGTGAAGAGGCTGGAGCtcagccgcgacggcgcgcgcctcctcgcggtgACCACGGCGAAGGAGATCGCCAGCTACGACGTCAGCGACGAGGTGCTGAACGTGAACGATAATGGAACGCGGATCctcaccccgtcgccgtcgctgcaCAATCCCGTGAGCAGGTCGCAGTGGGGCGCCGCGTGCTTCAGCCACGACGGCGAGTACGTgctggcggcgtcgggcggatCGCCGCACGAGCTGCACGCGTGGAGAAGGGAAACCGGTACGCTCGTGCGCATCctccagggcggcgccgaggccaagggcATCGCGCAGCTCCTGTCGCATCCGaacaaggcgctcgcgatcgcggtgggcgcgaaCGGCCAGCTGTACGTGTGGGCGAGGAGGTACGCCGAGAACTGGTCCGCTTTCGACCCGACgtacgtcgagctcgaggagaacgtcaagctcgccgacgacgacgacgacgagttcgacgccatcgcgaggaATACCACCGACGCGTTCAGGCGTTCGCtcgaggagcccgaggctgTGGCGTTGGACaaggcggtcgaggcggcggcggcggtgacggcggcggagacgagggAGAAGAACCAGTCGGATTTCGACGACAGGAGTCACGCGTTCGAGCAgtgggcggcggtgcgcgaggggacgacggcgcccgagAGGCCCACGTGGAGGGATCCGATCATGATGGACGATTTCAAACGGCGTAGCGAGGGTTTCGACGCTTGGgcgagggagaaggaggGCGTTTCTTTGCCCGGTCTCCCCGCGAGGAACGAGGCTCTGACGTTGACCTTAGACGAGCTCCTGGGATCGGGTCGAAGCGatgcggcggaggatgcggcgCAACGCGCGCATGCCGCGTCCCTGAAGAGGTCGACTGCGatcaaggctgcggaggaggcgcggcgggccAGGGTGGAGACTGCGAAGCttgccgccgagaaggaggctgaggagatccgcgccgagatcatcgacgtcgacgcgccgtgcGGCGGATATTAcaccgacgagggcgaggactgCATGCACTACCTGCCCTTGGAGCAGCTCGAGCCGCAAGAAGACGCGGTGAACGTGGTCCAGGTGAGGCTCGAGCGGTGGAAGAGGAAGAAGATGAGATTGACGGCGTCTGCGGAGAAGCGACCGAGGATCGAAGGCGAACCCGACGGGGAGGAGCAGatgggcgacgccgtcgacgtgaaagaggacgtcgacgaagaagaagaagaagacgacgaagagAATGATGATGACGAGGGTGAtggggatgacgacgagatggaggaggaggacgaggaggaggaggaggaggaggaggaggacgaggaggacgaggaggaggacgacgacgaggaggaggaggacgacgaggacgatgccgaggacgaggaggaggaggacgaggacgatgacgaggaggaggaggacgacgaggacgacgaggaggaggaggaggttgaaGACGAGGACGGAGTCGAGGACATGGACGCGTCGTAG